Within Mytilus edulis chromosome 10, xbMytEdul2.2, whole genome shotgun sequence, the genomic segment CATGTATTGTCTAATAGCTGTTTTCTTATCAAACTactgcaaggatttgtatagtattaaAATCCTTGACTACAGGTATATCGCTAATAATTTGATTCTTTTATATTGACTGCacactttaatataaaaaaatcgcTGTTTACAAAAAACctgcaaataaaaataacaaatctcTATATTGctggtgccggtcaaatagccattTCTATAGAAATATGCTATTCGCCGGttgaattcatatattttattcagAGCTggcaaaaaaatatatgcttGTGCAAGTCAAATAACCAGTTCAATACAAATAGGCTATTTTGCCAGCTtgaattaagatattttaattaGTGCCGGAAAAATAGCCACTGATTTTTTAAAATGGGGTAGGagtattttattgtaaaacaCTTTGCCTATTATAAAAGTCAGTTAGTTTAAAACTTCTAGATATTTAAGCTTGTGTTCGTTGCGTATACAAAAATTCCCtccttttaaggtggtacctaacactaacagggagataactctgtaaagtcagctaaacgttttaattacgttgtgttgtaaaaggaatattaagcttctcaatgatcaaaattggtggttgtcaaattgctatataaccagtgtaatttttctgacaaaacggttggttcaaaattttttaaatttttatatttttgttaaagtgtcaaagtaaaatactttgacaaaattttatgaaaattaaacgagccaaattaatttaagtgaaagtgctgggtaccaccttaaaacttTGAAATGTTACCGTTGGTTGATCCTCCTGTGTTTTGTAAGAAAGTATCATTGAGGAATGTGTTTTCTTCTGCCGAATTTACCACTGCTAATGTTCCACCATACACTCGGCAAACGTTCTGAAAATGTAcaagaaaaatatgttttcccGCGTGGTACATAAATGTGTAATGGCATATGACATAGGCATGCTTAACTCTTTAcgtattaattattttaaaaaatgtaattaaaataaaaatatgcgtTTATCGCTTTTACTTTATGAATAGAAAGTAAAAGTACAAAGAAAATGTATAGTATTTTGTATCGAAACACGTAAAATTGGTAAATCGCCCTCAAAATAAAATGGACGGCAAACATGATCTGGAGCAATCCCtctaacatatatatttatgtggAGGTCTCTTGCATAGTAGGCGAGGCAACCAAAAAGTATTAAAAAGTATTAATAGTcaagttaaaagaaaaacatatataacTTTGCAATGCGTTTCTAACGATTATTTTCATTGAACGTTTTCAAcagtaaaatctatattttatctttttatatcgACATATTACCAGTGAAGATAAACTTTAATTAAACATACCACTGCAGATTGCCATGCACTTTTCTGTGTGCTCAGGAGATAGCAAGAGTTGCCATGGTGTATCCAATTTTTTTGACAATTAGACGTCAATATAAGAGCTTGtcctgaaaaaatatttataattgataGGGACTACAAAATAATGTACAGTGAGATTTCAAACACCCTgaaaaaaagatatcaagtttAAAATGACATATGTCAATTTCCGTATTACTTTGCTTGCAATTTAGGTCTCTGCGCCTGTTAATATGATTTGCAACAATCGAGGAGTTAGATCATGCGCTTCCaataaaaacttgaaattaaTACGCAAAGTGTAATCGTAAATTATGCACATGAGATTGGAATTTGTTTGTGGTAAATGCGATTTGATTTACTCGAGATTTGAGGTCATGCGCTAGAAAAGCAGATTATTAGCTCGAGAATACTCTTGAAAGTCTTCATGATGGACCTTATCAAAAAAAAGTCGCACAACGAAACCGTTTCCTAACTGCgatatttgtattaaaactgaaAGAGGTAAATAAGGTCAACTTCCGGACACCGGTACATGATAAAAACATAGATATacatgtgtttgagcatttgattttgccatttgcttagggactttccatttatAGTTTTCGTCGTGTGACCgctttttttgtaaaatctttTTCTTCAAAGGAAATCATCCGTTTATAATTTTAAGATTACGATTACGAATTAAAGAAGATGTAAGGTATATGTAAACGAGACAGTTACACTGAAATGCATCGACTTTTCTCACTCACATTGTAAAATTCTCAAAAGAGTAATTGAAATTGTACTTACTACCAcataaaagaaagaagaaaataatGTACAGCTCAGGCATAATAATGACGTGTCCTTCGATAAACAACAGCTTTTACAGACATAAGATAGTAGGGTCAAAGAAGTTATCACAATCCAAAAGATCTTGCGTAGTCTTGTGAAATAAACTCCCCCAACTTTCCCAATCTGTTTTTGTAGTTATATTGGAAAGGGTGCGTTTTGTTTTGTTCTGTTAGCAATGGTCTACAGGAATGTTTTTCATTCCTATGTCCTGTATATCCCCTATGACCAGCTCTCTTGGTACTAAGATGACATTTATTAATATATACCAGGTGCTTAATTTGTAACTAGCcctttacaattttcaaaacattcCATAGTATACAATACCAAATCAGGTTTTAATAAATGGCGTacgtaattttatttaaatatttttctttatagaaTCTTATATTTTCTTATCCATAGTGCGCTCCCAAAAGTTTGGATATAAACTTTTAATGACATTTCGGTCTTGACAACTTCTTCACGTTTTTCTCTGACTGATTATGACGTCtttactaaatccattggatgtgtattgattgattatttagtcttaaatgcataattatttttttattatttgttataggCTGTTAACTCGCTGTCAGTAACTGCatgtactctcagatctgtacttgatGTCTTTTTATTGTTTGGATGTACAATtccccggccacgtccactctatgtttttgttatatgtatttctatttgtatccatctgacgagttaagcccttttcaactgatttttagctcacctggcacaaagggccaagtgagcttttctcatcacttggcgtccggcgtctgtcgtcgtccgtcgtcgtcctgcgttaacttttacaaaaatcttctcctctgaaactactgggccaaattaaaccaaacttggccacaatcatcattggggtatctagtttaaaaaatgtgtccggtgacccggccaactaaccaagatggccgccatggctaaaaatagaacgtaggggtaaaatgcagtttttggcttataactcaaaaaccaaagcatttagagcaaatctgacatcgggcAAAATTagttatcaggtcaagatctatctgccctgaaatgttcagatgaattggacaaccccttgttgggttgctgccccgaaattggtaattttaaggaaattttactgttttcggttattatcttgaatattattatagatagagataaactgtaaacagcaataatgtttagcaaagtaagatttacaaataagtcaacatgacccaaatggtcagttgacccctttaggagttattgccctttatagtcaatttttaaccatttttcgtaaatcttagtaatcttttacaaaaatcttctcctctgaaactgctgggccaaattaatccaaacttggtcacaatcatctttggggtatctagtttaaaaaatgtgtccggtgacccggccatccaaccaagatggccgccacggctaaaaatagaacataggggtaaaatgcagtttttggcttataactcaaaaaccaaagcatttagaggaaatctgacacgggataaaattgtttatcaggtcaagatctttctgccctgaaattatcagatgaatcggacaaccctttgttagtttgctgcccctgaattggtaattttaaggaaattttgccgtttttggttattatcttgaatattgttatagataaagataaactgtaaacagcaataatgttcagcaaagtaagatttacaaataagtcaacatgacagaaatggtcaattgaccccctaaggagttattgccctttatagtcaatttttaacaattttcataaaatttgtaaattttcactaacattttccactgaaactactgggccaagtttattatagatagagataattgtaagcagcaagaatgcttagtaaagtaagatctacaaacacatcaccatcaccaaaacacaattttgtcatgaatccatcttttgctttgtttaatattcacatagaccaaggtgagcgacacaggctctttagagcctctagtaaTTGTTCGTTCTTGTGTTGTACGGTTGTATTGTCACAGGTAAGCAAAGGGCTGGGATCCCTCTAACATTTTTTTTACCCCGCCtctttctgtatgtatgtgcctgtcccaagtcaggagcttgtagttcagtggttgtcgtttgttgctgtgttacatatgtGTTTTCCGTTCTCTTTTTGTACTttaattatgccgttagttttctcgtttgcattgttttcgtgtctttttaaaatctgactatgcgatatgggatATGAACgctgtacgttgacctatagccgttaatttctatgtcatttgttctcttgtggagagttgtctcattgacactcatactaactcttcttttttatattcaagctTTGACGCATTATATGCATCAATATTCGGCTAGTAACTGAAATTTCAAAATAGTTGTTACATTGCAAGCGAGAACATTTTGGCAACCGATTATCTTTGAATACTAGAAACAAAgctataaaattttaaaagcgaCTCATTACACTTTCAATGATAAACTATTTGTgttatgtaaagtaaaaatatCCATTCTTTGATTATTATGTATGCATGTGTGTTACTACGTTTTTTTGATtcagttaagccttccaattgatattatatagtgtgtctttctatgttgtgatgttatactattgtttcagaaaagggagaaggtttggtaccattaaaacgttcaatcccgctgcaattgtttgcacttgtcccaagtcaggaatttgatgttcagtgattgtcgtcGGTTTATGTGgttagaatggttttacactagtaatctGTATAGCcttttacagcttgctgttcggtgtgagccaatgctccgtgttgaagaccgtaccttgacctataatggtttacctttataaattgcgacttggatggagagatgcTTCATTTGTACCCATCATTGCTCATCATACCATACTTCCTGTATCTATGTAGCTTGAGAGTGTTTTGTTTATTAGTATAtctaaaaacatgtattatatgtctctggtataaataatttcaacttatttgatttaaatatccTGTTTTGCACACACAAATCTCCTTGTCCTTCAGATGTCACTCAGTAATAAGGATGAACCTTAACCTTTCATACATTTGTGAAGAGGGAGAAGAGGTTAAGACCAGTACAGTTTCATCATCTCACTGTTCGTTTTCTTAGCGTGTTACGTCATTGGTTTGATTAATTACCGAGTCAATCCGTACCAATATGGatcaaccatttgattttcagggGAGGGGAGGGGTATGAAAGATCATTTTCATCCGATTCTGCTGTGAAAATTGTACACAGTAATATTTAATTGTCATTTCATTTCAACCTTGTCCTGCAGGGCAGAATAATTTATTTTCACTTCTTATCAGTCCAGTATAATTATTTCCAAAATCACCTAATCCCGGTAATCAAATGGTCTTTCCCTCAATTCAAACAAGGATGTTTATAGTTGCTTTCCGATAAGCACGCGGCAGTGACAAGTTAAACAAAGGTCAGATCGGTTCGCAGATTAAGTAATGTATCCAAGTATGGACTGTCCTATGACTTCGGTAAACAAGCAAGTTAGAACAAGGAAGTTAACGAATCCAGATAAACATATCGGTCAAGTAAATAGTTGGTTCCTATTCTTATCAAGGTAACATGTTCCATCAAATCAGCATTCCTTTGAATgcaaatcatatatatatttgtgtctGGATATGTAATCCGCATCCATATACTAGTAGTTTGAAAGAAAAAGATGATCATATCACCTTTACCCTGTAAATCAATATTTCCCATTCTATTTAATAACTGGAAGGTTTGTTTTTCTTAACATACGGACAGATATGGAACaattatgtttcataaaaaagaaaacaacgtaGATACTCGTTTTTAGGTAgagattaataaaggcaacagtagtatactcttaatcaaaagtcataaatcgattgagagaaagcaaatcgggttacaaactaaaaccgagggaacatatcaactataagaggaaaacaacggaacgaTAGGAACACTGAAGTACATAAAAACAAAGCCAACATGCATAGAagcgaactatttgataacaactgctatattcctaACTTGGTTCATGACATTTTAAGCAAAATGGTGGGATAAATAGCCAGACCTTCTGCTTAATGACAATGTCAAGAAGATCGATAAAATGACAACAGTACGTATACAAATACAGCACTAAAACACCCAAGAACAGTCAtcaaagataaacacaaaaaacaaataatataatagttgacacaacatgcaaaccgcaGAACAACAACGTTCGAACATATTCCATCAACGACAGACAGAACAGGATGTCATAAACAGTGACATCCTTACGTAACTGAAATGCCATCTCGAACTTTAtgcaattattttcacaatactcGTCCAAACAATTTTCCTGACAATGATGATATTGAAAGGCAAGTTTATATTTATTTGGACTACAAACGATCAGTCATAACACATCATCCAATCGAGTACGTAGTCGAACACACACTTCGTTTCAATCACAAAGTTCGCTGTAAATTACATCATCGATTTCAGATACTgcggattcattattattcgttggacaCTAATTTTCTTGGAGTTCGTGGGCACAGATAAACCGcgaaattaaacaaattttctataagctTGTATACAGACTTCGCCGAAACCACGAAATTATAAAcatccacgaacatgtaaattttctttaatctacgaaaattggtacaCCCGAAtcaaatgaatccacagtatattgaTAAAACCCTGACACTCAATAACTTCAATTTTGTGCTTTCATCACGTTTATCTGTGTGAACTTGAAATTACCCAGGATACTACTGAGATTCAGTGGAAAGTGTGCTTCTTATCTTTATCTTTTACTCGATCTTGAAACAGATGGACGACGTTCGAATTTATGACAAACGTGTCTACTTCCCATTTTTGATAAAGCTTATTCCTCTAAGTCGCCGCGATATAGCTCAAGAGTAACAACTCGTCTTCAAACCAACATCAAACAACCAATACTTCTCTCACTCATGTTAAAATTAACTCAGTGATTTCTATAAGATATAAATATTTcagattataatttttaaaaggtacACATTTTTTCAATGGAATTTCGAATTATGTGAAAGATggtatttttcaatttgaaacaaaatgaatGGTACTAGCTGCTTGAACTCGTTTATCAATTGTACCTGTTATCTTCATGAGGTCAAGAACCTCCAACAGTATGATTGGACTTAAGCACGCAATTTTCTTCTTATCATTCGTTTGTAAGTATTGTTCTCATATTTTGGAAAATAAATCATCTGATTTTTAAAAACTTCCATTGTATATTGCAATTTTAGGTTACTTTAAGATagtttaaaactttattttttctCATTTAAGGGCTATTCTTGGTTTGACATTAAGGGCAGTATTCGTTTTCcctgtttaaatagttatcaataaaataggtaccaggattataatttagtacgccaagtacataagactcatcagtgacgctcatatcaaaatatttataaagccaacaAGTACAAATTAAATTAATGAATTGTGGATTAGGATGCATACCAATGATTGGAAATTTCGTAAAATATCAGAACAAATAAACTAAAGGAGATATGGCTGATCTCccaaatgagacagcaacccaaccctaaaaattaccaaatataaaaattggaatacgtggtatgattgccaatacaaCAACTTCCCAACAGAGACCAACTTAACGACAacgtacatccttcaacaatgagcaaatcccataccataTATTCAGCTTGAAAAGACCCCTAAATGATATCTGTAAAACAATTCGAGAAAACGTCAAGAATAAAGATTATAGAAATTTCCCTATATGTCCAGCATAAATGTTGtacttacagagttatctccccttaaatggcttatttgaaaaaaatgaaaaatgctaaaagctcaaatatttggtatttgaaaaaaaaaaaaaacgataatgCAATGAATAactaagttttctttatataaattgacaataaatctgtctccaaatttgcagatttgggcaaagaACTAGACCGACTATTTACTGTGATTGGCGGTATACCTCAGACCTACCTTAAGGGGTATACCGCCATTCTGAATTGTATAATCACAGTACATATAATCGGTCTAGTTCTTGtatacccctgaactaccttaaaattatatcaattacCATATGGTAATACTTTAATTATTTAATGGCAAAAATGGCACAAGCAagggccgaccgtgcaagggatgtatagccagttaaggtcgttaaaaacttccatttgttgaatAACCGTAAGGAGAAGTTGCAGATGCAAAATAAAGACCGAAATACAAAGACATAAGTATACAACTCCGGTCAATTAAACGTGGATATCATAAAAAGGCGGTTACGCGCTTTTATAATGTGGAAAATAGAAGATGATAACAGCGGGAAGTGGATATATAAAAgccataaaaataaaagacaagggGGAAAATGCATAACAAGAGAGAATAACCTTTCATGTTaccttgttgttttttttaattaacagacGTACACGCCGATTGCCCGGATGGTTGGCACCATTACAGTGCATCCTGTTATTACATTAGCAAAAACGTCCATCTCAGCTGGCCTGAAGCTTCTGTTGGTATCATATTagtataattacattacatgtctGATTCATAATAAACCGTACTTTTAATTTTCTGAACCTACATATGTTTCATAAGaatcttttttattaattttaactgACGACAATTGCGAGGCTTTATAATTTCATTGGTCAATAAAATGCAACATTCATGACTGCACGTACCCCACATGACGATGTCACAACCATGTATAGGAAAACAAACGAAATGCCTATTATTACTCTGAATATAATAAATTATAGTATATTCATAAACTTGAGAATGATAATGGGGtgtatgtcaaagaaacaaccaCCCCTGATTAAAGAGAAGAAATGTATTAGAAATAATAATTGAATGCttcctttaaattttttatcatgtCTATAGGGATGTGAAAGCGTTGATCGTGTGCACAGTTTGAGTATGACTTCATACTAAATGTGCTTCGGTCAATGCTCTTACCATACAAAGTCATACCAGTACATGCGTAGTTGTTAACTGGATTATGATACCATTAGAGACAGAAAGTTTAGATTCTCATATAGAATTTAAGTGCATTTGACACACAATTAtcgaaaagtttttttttagtactgaagcttttctaccccaggaatagataTCTTTAGCTGTATTTTGAAAAACTTTAAGGAGTTTATGGTCCTCGATggttttcaactttgtactttatttggccttttaactttttttattcgagcgtcactaataagtattttgaagacaaaatgcacgtctggcgcaaatacaaaaatTCAATCATGGTTTagatatgatgagtttattttcataattcactaaaatatatttaaatacttATACATCCAAGaacttcaaaattataaaaatcgaCCTTCCGTGATTTTTGTCCCTTGACAAATTTGGTCAAAACAAGACAAAGAATGAAGATTTaaaacatatcttcattacataTTAAATACTGTCAACAGAGTGATTGCAAAACACATAGCGCGACTTGCTGGTGTTGCCGATCAAGGCATGTTAAACTTTGTTTATAGAGTGACTGCAATACACTAAGTGCGATCATCGCTGTTGTTGTTGACAATCAACATATGCTAAACTTTGATTGTATAATG encodes:
- the LOC139491367 gene encoding perlucin-like, encoding MPELYIIFFFLLCGRQALILTSNCQKNWIHHGNSCYLLSTQKSAWQSAVNVCRVYGGTLAVVNSAEENTFLNDTFLQNTGGSTNESYWLDGSDFHSEGTWKWSSTKQEMAYKNFYPGQPDDQNGNEDCLVISTAYNGQWADMDCYTTLFSICEKDLSAAGSVG